The Pseudomonas hefeiensis genomic sequence ATCCGGTTCGCATCATCCCCTCACCTTATTGCCCACCATTCACTGGCAACCCTGTTGATTGTGACCGGCCGCCCTGTGCCCGACACTCGGGGCATTGTCCTATTGCCTGCTGGAGTTCTGCCCATGAGTGAATCTGTGCGCTTCGAAGATAAAGTCGTGATCGTCACGGGAGCCGGCGGTGGCCTGGGGCGAGCCCATGCCCTGTTGTTCGCCAGGCAAGGGGCTAAAGTGCTGGTCAACGACCTCGGTGGCTCTGCCCAGGGAGAAGGAGCCAACGCCTCGGCGGCGGATCGGGTGGTCGCTGAAATTCGCCAGGCCGGCGGCATTGCCGAGGCGAACCACGACTCCGTCACCGATGGCGACAAACTGGTGCAGAATGCCCTTGATGCGTTCGGCCGGGTCGATGTAGTGGTCAACAACGCCGGGATCCTGCGAGACAAGACCTTCCACAAAATGGAGGACGCCGACTGGGATCTGGTCTACCGCGTCCATGTCGAGGGTGCCTACAAAGTCACCCGCGCCGCCTGGCCACATTTGCGTGAGCAAAATTACGGGCGGGTGATTTTTACGGCCTCCACGTCCGGCATCTACGGCAACTTCGGTCAATCCAACTACGGCATGGCCAAGCTCGGCCTGTATGGCCTGACGCGCACCCTGGCCATCGAAGGCCGCAAGAACAATATTCTGGTCAATGCAATCGCCCCCACCGGCGGCACCCGCATGACCGAAGGCCTGATCCCGCCGCAGGTGTTCGAACAGCTCAAGCCTGAACTCGT encodes the following:
- a CDS encoding SDR family oxidoreductase, with translation MSESVRFEDKVVIVTGAGGGLGRAHALLFARQGAKVLVNDLGGSAQGEGANASAADRVVAEIRQAGGIAEANHDSVTDGDKLVQNALDAFGRVDVVVNNAGILRDKTFHKMEDADWDLVYRVHVEGAYKVTRAAWPHLREQNYGRVIFTASTSGIYGNFGQSNYGMAKLGLYGLTRTLAIEGRKNNILVNAIAPTGGTRMTEGLIPPQVFEQLKPELVSPLVVYLASEACQETSGLFEVGGGWMGKVRWERSLGAGFDPSKGFSPEDVAAHWQQICDFEGAVHPNDNLEALKEMMANLQRYTV